A genome region from Corvus hawaiiensis isolate bCorHaw1 chromosome 4, bCorHaw1.pri.cur, whole genome shotgun sequence includes the following:
- the HSPA14 gene encoding heat shock 70 kDa protein 14, producing MAAIGVHLGATCACAAVYKDGRADVVANDAGDRVTPAVVAFSESEEVVGLAAKQSRIRNISNTVVKVKQILGRSSGDPQAKKYIAESKCSIIEKNGKLQYEIDNKLINPEDVAKLIFSKMKETAQSALGSDVNDVVVTVPFDFGENQKNALGEAAAAAGFNVMRLIHEPSAALLAYGIGQDSPTGKSNVLVYKLGGTSLSITVIEVNSGIYRVLAANTDDSIGGVCFTEALAQHLASEFQRSCKHDIRGNPRAMMKLMNSADIAKHSLSTLGSANCFVDSLYDGLDFDCNVSRARFELICSSLFNKCVEAIKRLLQQVGFTADDINKVVLCGGSARIPKLQQLIKDIFPTVELLNSIPPDEVIPIGAAIEAGILLGKENTLLEEDALIECSAKDILLKGVDESGADKFTVLFPSGTPLPARRQHTLHAPGNISSVCLELYESLGKSPMNEEEKFAQIVLQDLDKKEDGLHDILTVLTMKRDGSLHVTCTDQDTGKCEVITVEVAS from the exons ATGGCGGCCATCGGGGTCCACCTGGGCGCCACCTGTGCCTGCGCCGCCGTGTACAAG GATGGCCGCGCCGACGTGGTTGCCAACGACGCCGGGGACAGGGTCACTCCCGCGGTCGTGGCGTTCTCGGAGAGCGAGGAG gTTGTTGGCTTAGCTGCGAAGCAAAGTAGGataagaaatatttcaaacacTGTAGTAAAAGTCAAGCAGATCCTTGGGCGAAG CTCTGGTGACCCTCAGgcaaaaaaatatattgcagaAAGCAAATGCTCT ATAattgagaaaaatggaaaacttcAGTATGAAATAGATAACAAACTCATTAACCCAGAAGATGTGGCAAAActaattttcagtaaaatgaaaG AGACTGCCCAGTCTGCATTGGGTTCAGATGTGAATGACGTTGTTGTCACAGTACCATTTGATTTtggagagaatcagaaaaatGCCCTTGG ggaagcagctgcagctgctgggttcAATGTTATGAGATTAATTCATGAGCCGtctgcagctctccttgcttATGGAATTGGCCAAGATTCACCCACTGGGAAAAG CAACGTGCTGGTTTATAAACTGGGTGGAACGTCACTTTCTATCACAGTCATAGAAGTAAACAGTGGAATATATCGTGTGCTTGCTGCAAACACAGATGACAGCATTGGTGGAGTTTGCTTCACAGAAGCTCTAGCTCAACACTTAGCTTCTGAATTTCAGAG gtcTTGTAAACATGATATTAGAGGAAATCCCAGAGCCATGATGAAGTTAATGAACAGTGCTGATATTGCAAAACATTCTTTATCAACCCTGGGAAGTGCAAACTGTTTTGTAGATTCACTGTATGATGGATTAGATTTTGATTGCAATGTGTCCAG gGCAAGGTTTGAACTTATCTGTTCTTcactttttaataaatgtgTAGAAGCAATTAAAAGGCTCTTGCAGCAAGTCGGATTTACAGCAGATGATATTAATAAG GTAGTTCTTTGTGGCGGGTCTGCTCGAATCCCAAAGCTACAGCAGCTGATCAAAGATATTTTCCCAACTGTGGAATTACTGAATTCAATTCCTCCAGATGAAGTTATTCCCATTGGTGCAGCCATAGAGGCAGGAATTCTGCTAGGGAAAGAGAATACCTTGTTAGAAGAAGATGCACTCATTGAGTGTTCTGCCAAAGATATTCTTCTTAAG ggaGTAGATGAGTCAGGGGCTGATAAATTCACAGTGCTGTTTCCATCGGGGACACCACTGCCAGCTCGAAGGCAGCACACCCTGCACGCTCCTGGAAATATTTCCTCTGTGTGCCTTGAGCTGTACGAGTCATTGGGGAAGAGTCCCATGAACGAAGAAGAGAAATTTGCCCAG attgtACTACAGGATTTAGATAAAAAGGAGGACGGCCTACATGATATCCTAACTGTTCTCACTATGAAAAG